In Fusarium oxysporum f. sp. lycopersici 4287 chromosome 11, whole genome shotgun sequence, the following are encoded in one genomic region:
- a CDS encoding aquaporin rerated protein, other eukaryote: MASAAEVHGANGFNGHHHHHKQQRTHLSEFGTHMVAASGEFVGTFFFLYFGYAGNIIAVLQEPATGPNGTLASNTIIWIAMAYGFSLLVNVWAFYRISGGLFNPAVTFGLCLAGQLPWMRALYLFPAQLIASMCAGGLVEAMFPGSASQANTTLGPNTSIAQGVFLEMFFTAQLVFVVLMLAAEKSRDTFLAPIGIGLSVFVALIPGVFVTGGSLNPVRSFGCAVGGRDFPGYHWLYWVGPLLGGALAAGYFRLVKVMHYEEANPGQDSPVDV, encoded by the exons ATGGCATCCGCTGCAGAAGTTCACGGTGCGAATGGCTTCAAtggccaccaccaccaccataaGCAGCAGAGAACCCATCTCAGCGAATTTGGCACTCACATGGTAGCGGCGTCTGGTGAATTTGTCGGcactttcttcttcctgtaCTTTGGCTATGCCGGCAACATTATTGCTGTTCTTCAAGAGCCTGCCACCGGACCTAATGGCACACTGGCCAGCAACACTATTATCTGGATCGCAATGGCATACGGCTTCTCCCTCTTGGTCAACGTTTGGGCCTTCTACCGAATCAGCGGTGGATTGTTTAACCCTGCG GTCACCTTTGGTCTCTGTCTCGCTGGCCAACTTCCATGGATGCGAGCGCTGTACCTATTCCCAGCGCAGCTCATTGCTTCAATGTGCGCGGGTGGTCTAGTCGAAGCCATGTTCCCCGGAAGTGCCTCACAGGCAAATACCACGCTCGGTCCCAATACTTCGATAGCGCAGGGCGTCTTTCTTGAGATGTTCTTTACAGCTCAATTGGTCTTCGTTGTCTTGATGCTTGCAGCGGAAAAATCCCGCGATACGTTTCTCGCGCCGATTGGCATTGGTCTCTCTGTTTTTGTGGCCCTCATTCCAG GTGTCTTTGTTACAGGTGGATCATTAAACCCTGTGCGGTCTTTTGGCTGCGCTGTTGGTGGCAGAGACTTCCCCGGATATCATTGGCTTTACTGGGTAGGACCTCTTCTTGGTGGtgctcttgctgctggcTACTTCAGGCTTGTCAAGGTGATGCActacgaggaagcaaaccCGGGGCAGGACAGTCCAGTCGACGTCTAA